A region from the uncultured Holophaga sp. genome encodes:
- the era gene encoding GTPase Era, protein MTGTRRFANIALVGLPNAGKSTLLNALVGEKLAAVSQMPQTTRGRILGVVQRGETQLAFLDTPGVHKAQHALNFRMLEHVDMVLTEADLILWVVDADGFLGPGEQELAKRLKGSRQPVYLILNKVDLLSKGRLLEKIVAYKDLLEFREIVPVGAKLGQNLEPLWALLERDAPEGEWQYDEETFTDQTERAMAAEFIREKVLRKTREEVPHGVAVLISRWIEAGHDDYPEDLDPEGLYLEVEILVERAGHRKILLGSGGEMIRDIRQSAQRELKKLLQRPVRLDLHIKVDEGWRDRPDKLDRLGL, encoded by the coding sequence ATGACCGGAACCCGCCGCTTCGCCAACATCGCCCTCGTGGGTCTGCCCAATGCGGGCAAGTCCACCCTGCTCAACGCCCTCGTGGGTGAGAAGCTCGCGGCGGTGAGCCAGATGCCCCAGACCACCCGGGGCCGCATCCTGGGCGTGGTCCAGCGGGGCGAGACGCAGCTGGCCTTCCTGGATACCCCGGGTGTCCACAAGGCCCAGCATGCCCTCAACTTCCGGATGCTGGAGCACGTGGACATGGTGCTCACCGAGGCGGATCTGATCCTCTGGGTCGTGGATGCCGACGGCTTCCTCGGGCCCGGGGAGCAGGAGTTGGCGAAGCGCCTGAAGGGCTCCCGTCAACCCGTCTACCTCATCCTCAACAAGGTGGACCTGCTCTCCAAGGGGCGTCTGCTGGAGAAGATCGTGGCCTACAAGGACCTCTTGGAGTTCCGGGAGATCGTGCCGGTGGGCGCCAAGCTGGGCCAGAACCTGGAGCCCCTCTGGGCCCTCCTGGAACGGGACGCCCCCGAGGGTGAGTGGCAGTACGACGAAGAAACCTTCACGGACCAGACGGAACGGGCCATGGCTGCCGAGTTCATCCGGGAGAAGGTGCTGCGCAAGACCCGTGAGGAGGTCCCCCACGGGGTGGCAGTGCTCATCAGCCGTTGGATTGAGGCCGGGCACGACGACTATCCCGAGGATCTGGACCCCGAGGGGCTCTATCTCGAAGTCGAGATCCTGGTGGAGCGGGCCGGACACCGCAAGATCCTCCTGGGCTCGGGCGGCGAGATGATCCGGGATATCCGCCAGAGTGCCCAGCGCGAGCTGAAGAAGCTGCTCCAGCGCCCGGTGCGTCTGGACCTTCACATCAAGGTGGACGAGGGCTGGCGCGATCGCCCCGACAAGCTGGACCGACTGGGACTCTGA
- the cobB gene encoding Sir2 family NAD+-dependent deacetylase, producing the protein MNTSAPSLVILTGAGISAESGLRTFRASDGLWEEHRVEDVATPEGFERDPGLVQRFYNDRRRQLREVTPNAAHEALAELERHWQGDFLLVTQNVDDLHDRAGNRKLLHMHGELYKVRCQRCRGVFHWEQDLHPVAACPSCGSLGEMRPHIVWFGEMPLHMERIGEALSTCDLFMAIGTSGNVYPAAGFVGMVPSRARRIEVNLEPSQVSRAFPEHRTGPATQTVPALVQELLGR; encoded by the coding sequence ATGAACACATCTGCGCCCTCCCTGGTCATCCTCACCGGCGCTGGCATCAGCGCCGAGAGCGGTCTCCGGACCTTCCGGGCCTCCGATGGGCTGTGGGAGGAGCACCGGGTGGAGGATGTGGCCACCCCCGAGGGCTTCGAGCGGGATCCCGGGCTGGTCCAGCGCTTCTACAATGATCGGCGCCGCCAGCTGAGGGAGGTGACCCCCAACGCCGCCCATGAAGCCCTGGCGGAGCTGGAGCGCCACTGGCAGGGGGACTTCCTCCTGGTGACCCAGAATGTGGATGACCTCCATGACCGGGCGGGGAACCGCAAGCTTCTCCACATGCATGGCGAGCTCTACAAAGTGCGCTGCCAGCGCTGTCGGGGGGTCTTCCACTGGGAGCAGGACTTGCACCCCGTGGCCGCCTGTCCCAGTTGCGGCTCTCTGGGGGAGATGAGGCCCCACATCGTCTGGTTCGGAGAGATGCCCCTCCATATGGAGCGGATCGGCGAGGCCCTCTCCACCTGTGATCTCTTCATGGCCATCGGCACCTCGGGCAATGTCTACCCCGCTGCGGGCTTCGTGGGGATGGTGCCCTCCCGGGCCCGCCGCATCGAGGTGAACCTGGAGCCCTCCCAGGTCTCCCGGGCCTTCCCAGAGCACCGGACCGGTCCGGCCACCCAGACCGTGCCGGCCCTGGTGCAGGAGCTACTCGGTCGCTGA
- a CDS encoding GAF domain-containing protein — MSRAPQPERKPRARTNHAHPDHLGALGNLVEQAFPDPGALFCHGLDLLVRQLNADRAVMSRVGDLGFEAFWWATADGQAPDPSIHDVKDGFCPLVLENPTRTLVIRDASRDPRWKEHSGWRKLGIRSYIGAPLRQGNLVIGTLSVQSFHRSPFTRAAVGMVNAMADLFGKTLEVEALKHELRMTRDALDLTTAVVEDSALECRGTGLPNLRYLDIWLKANLYLARRRGESMSVVRWDLTLTRETRKKLREVAEALRGEDLLVDMGHDRFLLLLPRTPQAGASILLERIRERIGRVPMGATLWDPGRDPDRDDLTAGRALHRAQEALRKASGPPEVWLLGGDSATE, encoded by the coding sequence ATGAGCCGCGCACCGCAACCGGAGAGAAAACCCAGGGCCCGGACCAACCACGCGCACCCGGACCACCTCGGTGCCCTGGGGAACCTGGTCGAGCAGGCCTTCCCGGACCCGGGAGCCCTCTTCTGCCATGGTCTCGACCTCCTGGTACGGCAGTTGAATGCGGACAGGGCGGTCATGAGCCGGGTGGGAGATCTGGGCTTCGAAGCCTTCTGGTGGGCCACGGCGGACGGCCAGGCCCCCGACCCCAGCATCCACGATGTGAAGGACGGCTTCTGCCCCCTGGTCCTGGAGAACCCAACCCGCACCCTGGTGATCCGCGACGCCTCCCGGGACCCTCGCTGGAAGGAGCACAGCGGCTGGCGGAAGCTGGGCATCCGCTCCTACATCGGGGCCCCCCTGCGCCAGGGCAACCTCGTCATCGGGACCCTCAGCGTCCAGAGCTTCCATCGCAGCCCCTTCACCCGGGCGGCCGTGGGCATGGTCAACGCCATGGCGGATCTCTTCGGCAAGACCCTGGAGGTGGAGGCCCTCAAGCACGAGCTGCGGATGACCCGGGACGCCCTGGATCTCACCACGGCGGTGGTGGAGGACAGCGCCCTGGAGTGCAGGGGGACCGGACTCCCCAACCTGCGCTACCTGGACATCTGGCTCAAGGCCAATCTCTATCTGGCCCGCCGCCGGGGGGAGAGCATGTCCGTGGTGCGCTGGGACCTCACCCTCACCCGGGAGACGCGGAAAAAGCTCCGGGAGGTGGCCGAGGCCCTGCGGGGCGAAGACCTCCTGGTGGACATGGGGCACGACCGCTTTCTCCTGCTCCTCCCCAGGACCCCGCAAGCCGGAGCTTCGATCCTGCTGGAACGGATCCGGGAGCGGATCGGCCGGGTCCCCATGGGGGCCACCCTCTGGGACCCCGGGCGGGACCCCGACCGGGATGACCTCACAGCCGGCAGAGCCCTCCACCGGGCCCAGGAGGCCCTGCGGAAGGCTTCGGGCCCGCCGGAGGTGTGGCTCCTGGGCGGGGACTCAGCGACCGAGTAG
- a CDS encoding sigma 54-interacting transcriptional regulator, protein MHLEMTPEALRTRGGVLDQFLDTAFDSAVVLDAQGTILHNTHGSADLVQRPQAAVVGRHISFLDTASPFGQVLATGKGVRGLLVVIQGRKCLTDIHPVLWQGKVVGAIGVLHFRSMASLKKIIASLNEGHGAESQDIYSAVARIDSNYTFGDFIGGSAVTRKLLDHCRRVALKQIHPVLILGETGTGKEILASAFHSELLGGTFSPFVKINCTAIPNDLLESELFGHEKGAFTGAVAAKKGKFELASGGSILLDEIGDMDLRLQSKLLRVLEEGEYERLGGTRLLPLNARIIASTNQELKESCRSGKFRPDLYYRLSNAEIRIPPLRERREDIPALVEHLARRAQFQLTLSPGALQTLMSYDWPGNVRELRNVLNWLSALDTDGEITAGDVQQVMADRLEGSLPAPQASSPLEEAERSALLKALEQEGGNLARAARQLGVSRTTLYSKLRRHGIQVRKTSA, encoded by the coding sequence ATGCACCTGGAGATGACCCCCGAAGCCCTCCGGACCCGGGGTGGGGTTCTGGACCAGTTCCTGGACACCGCCTTCGACTCCGCCGTGGTGCTGGATGCCCAGGGCACCATCCTCCACAACACCCACGGGTCTGCGGATCTCGTCCAGAGGCCCCAGGCCGCTGTGGTGGGGCGGCACATCAGCTTCCTGGACACCGCCAGCCCCTTCGGCCAGGTCCTGGCCACCGGGAAGGGGGTCCGGGGGCTGCTGGTGGTGATCCAGGGGAGGAAGTGCCTGACGGACATCCACCCGGTCCTCTGGCAGGGGAAGGTGGTGGGCGCCATCGGTGTGCTGCACTTCCGCAGCATGGCCAGCCTGAAGAAGATCATCGCCAGCCTCAACGAGGGGCATGGCGCCGAAAGCCAGGACATCTACAGCGCCGTGGCCCGCATCGACTCGAACTACACCTTCGGGGATTTCATCGGGGGGAGCGCCGTCACCCGGAAGCTGCTCGACCACTGCCGCCGGGTCGCCTTGAAGCAGATCCACCCGGTCCTGATCCTGGGAGAGACGGGCACCGGCAAGGAGATCCTGGCCAGCGCCTTCCATTCCGAGCTCCTGGGGGGCACCTTCAGCCCCTTCGTGAAGATCAACTGCACCGCCATCCCCAACGACCTCCTGGAGTCCGAGCTCTTCGGGCATGAGAAGGGGGCCTTCACGGGAGCCGTGGCCGCCAAGAAGGGCAAGTTCGAGCTGGCCTCCGGCGGCTCCATCCTCCTCGACGAAATCGGCGACATGGACCTCCGCCTCCAGAGCAAGCTGCTGCGGGTCCTGGAGGAAGGGGAGTACGAACGCCTGGGGGGCACCCGCCTGCTTCCCCTCAATGCCCGCATCATCGCCTCCACCAACCAGGAACTGAAGGAGAGCTGCCGCAGCGGAAAGTTCAGGCCCGATCTCTACTACCGCCTGAGCAACGCAGAGATCCGCATCCCACCCCTCCGGGAGCGCCGGGAGGACATCCCCGCCCTGGTGGAACACCTCGCCAGGCGGGCGCAGTTCCAGCTCACCCTGTCTCCGGGAGCCCTGCAGACCCTCATGAGCTACGACTGGCCCGGCAACGTGCGGGAGCTCCGCAATGTGCTCAACTGGCTGAGCGCCCTCGACACCGATGGGGAGATCACCGCCGGGGATGTGCAGCAGGTCATGGCGGATCGCCTGGAGGGGAGCCTGCCTGCCCCCCAGGCATCAAGCCCCCTGGAAGAGGCTGAGCGGAGCGCCCTGCTGAAGGCCCTGGAGCAGGAGGGGGGCAACCTGGCCCGGGCCGCCCGCCAACTGGGCGTCAGCCGGACCACGCTCTACAGCAAGCTGCGCCGCCATGGCATCCAGGTCCGGAAAACTTCCGCATGA
- a CDS encoding phloretin hydrolase: MRRELTDSDKAQPYAHWFDRPITPAPAEVYAEVAKSPLDPAIALPVTERDQLLKPGYLPVERGYALMPDGSSFIAGLTKMPGVTTDMLEWWFYWHGLQGFRYAIWDADDHYDVRVSPETIRRRLDPNLSIRERGWNTTDIVLEDVGTGPMLLDISFMSPESFGYSVAAFEKGATGAISANIGLHGETPIGCFSHVARGIEGGIELRSRFWIGHYMADGKPVRVADKMPAGLAEALAKALSTHCPKEYHNLAAILPGVYAENSPIVDRLEDYIK, encoded by the coding sequence ATGCGCAGAGAACTCACTGACTCCGACAAGGCCCAGCCCTACGCCCACTGGTTTGATCGGCCCATCACCCCGGCCCCGGCCGAGGTCTATGCCGAAGTCGCCAAGAGCCCCCTGGACCCGGCCATTGCCCTGCCCGTCACTGAGCGTGACCAGCTTCTCAAGCCCGGCTATCTGCCGGTGGAGCGGGGCTATGCCCTGATGCCCGATGGCAGCTCCTTCATCGCAGGGCTGACCAAGATGCCCGGGGTCACCACCGACATGCTGGAGTGGTGGTTCTACTGGCATGGGCTCCAGGGCTTCCGCTACGCCATCTGGGATGCCGACGATCACTACGATGTCCGGGTCAGCCCCGAAACCATCCGGCGGCGCCTGGACCCGAACCTCTCCATCCGGGAGCGGGGCTGGAACACCACGGACATCGTGCTGGAGGATGTGGGCACCGGCCCCATGCTCCTGGACATCTCCTTCATGTCCCCGGAGTCCTTCGGATACAGCGTCGCGGCCTTCGAGAAGGGCGCCACCGGGGCCATCAGCGCCAACATCGGTCTCCACGGCGAGACCCCCATCGGCTGCTTCTCCCATGTGGCCCGGGGGATTGAGGGTGGGATCGAACTCCGCAGCCGCTTCTGGATCGGTCACTACATGGCCGACGGCAAGCCCGTGCGTGTGGCGGACAAGATGCCCGCGGGATTGGCGGAAGCCCTGGCCAAGGCCCTCTCCACCCACTGCCCCAAGGAATATCACAACCTCGCTGCCATCCTGCCGGGCGTCTACGCAGAGAACTCGCCCATCGTTGACAGGCTTGAAGATTATATTAAATAA
- a CDS encoding MFS transporter, whose product MSSEMTAAAPARERTGFGSYGWVMILFSLLMYFAYAGWVADGLNIFTSAFAGRNGWDVAKLLSLVAPGGLMGVVGAGFFGEVVVKKGPRFVLTLSLVCMAGAVLWFGRITSLWEFTVSFMVINFFASGFGFIAPGTLMNNWFPRKKGMALAIATSGFPLATALFVPLIALMFNRMGIAPATATWGVIFLLAAALGFVIVKDNPEQIGHYPDNDPSEDRASLDELENYKSPFTVKRLLKDRDMWLISFGWGCLWLVTMGIVVQLVPRLMSLGYTQARAIAFLSTAAVCAIPGGLLWGWLDQRFSTKVASFVYGVLYILTLFMLIFQTRSMAATFVTVVFVGIGLGGIKNLLTSMVSTVYGRFDFGAAYRLVVPISLIVRTLCFPIMGIALLAFKSLSGAYAMFIVVDVIALILISLTRGTCKGKTH is encoded by the coding sequence ATGAGTTCCGAAATGACAGCAGCGGCTCCGGCCAGGGAGCGTACTGGCTTCGGCTCCTACGGCTGGGTCATGATCCTGTTCTCTCTGCTGATGTACTTCGCCTATGCCGGCTGGGTGGCGGATGGCCTCAACATCTTCACCTCCGCCTTTGCCGGGAGGAACGGCTGGGATGTGGCCAAGCTGCTCTCTCTGGTGGCCCCCGGTGGGCTGATGGGGGTGGTGGGCGCAGGCTTCTTCGGGGAGGTGGTCGTCAAGAAAGGGCCCCGCTTCGTGTTGACCCTGTCCCTGGTCTGCATGGCAGGTGCCGTGCTCTGGTTCGGTCGCATCACAAGCCTGTGGGAGTTCACGGTCTCCTTCATGGTGATCAACTTCTTCGCATCGGGTTTCGGCTTCATTGCGCCGGGCACCCTGATGAACAACTGGTTCCCCCGGAAGAAGGGCATGGCCCTGGCCATCGCCACCTCGGGCTTCCCCCTGGCGACGGCCCTCTTCGTGCCTCTGATCGCCCTCATGTTCAACCGCATGGGCATTGCTCCGGCGACGGCCACCTGGGGCGTCATCTTCCTGCTGGCTGCGGCCCTGGGCTTCGTGATCGTGAAGGACAACCCTGAGCAGATCGGGCACTATCCCGACAACGATCCCAGCGAGGACCGGGCCAGCCTGGACGAGCTGGAGAACTACAAGAGCCCCTTTACGGTGAAGCGCCTTCTCAAGGACCGCGACATGTGGCTCATCTCCTTCGGTTGGGGCTGCCTCTGGCTGGTCACCATGGGCATCGTGGTGCAGCTCGTGCCCCGTCTGATGAGCCTCGGCTACACCCAGGCCCGGGCCATCGCCTTCCTGTCCACGGCCGCGGTCTGTGCCATTCCCGGTGGCCTGCTCTGGGGCTGGCTGGACCAGCGCTTCAGCACCAAGGTCGCCAGCTTCGTGTACGGGGTCCTCTACATCCTCACCCTGTTCATGCTCATCTTCCAGACCCGGAGCATGGCGGCGACCTTTGTGACCGTGGTGTTCGTGGGCATCGGCCTCGGCGGGATCAAGAACCTGCTGACCTCCATGGTGAGCACCGTATACGGCCGCTTTGATTTCGGCGCCGCCTACCGCTTGGTGGTGCCCATCTCCCTGATTGTCCGCACCCTGTGCTTCCCGATCATGGGGATCGCCCTCCTGGCCTTCAAGAGCCTTTCGGGAGCCTACGCCATGTTCATCGTGGTCGATGTGATCGCCTTGATCCTGATCTCCCTCACCCGGGGCACCTGCAAAGGCAAGACGCACTGA
- a CDS encoding MFS transporter, whose protein sequence is MILFSVFMYFAMAGWCADGINIFTPAFASRNGWEVAKLLTLVAPGGIMSVVGCGFFGQLVIKKGPRFVITLTLVASAASLLWFGRISHLWEFAVAYMVMNFFMAGFGFIAPGTLMNNWFPRKKGMALAIATAGFPLASALFVPLIAYMFGRYGITGSTTIWAVVFLVAALVGYLLVRDNPEEIGCYPDNDPKADRASIEDLDSYQSDFTVKRLLKDRDMWLIACGWGALWLVTVGIVVQLVPRLTSLGYPLPKAIAFLSIAAVCAIPGGLVWGWLDQKLGTRKASLIYGAMYIATLVLLITQSGSQVMTFITILFVGIGLGGIKNLLTSMVSTVYGRYDFGAAFRLVIPISIIVRTLCFPIMGIAMAKFGSLTAAYVIFIAVDAIALLLVLSSRGTCKGRTSL, encoded by the coding sequence ATGATCCTCTTCTCGGTCTTCATGTACTTCGCCATGGCGGGCTGGTGCGCCGACGGGATCAACATCTTCACGCCGGCCTTCGCCTCGCGGAACGGCTGGGAGGTGGCCAAGCTCCTGACCCTGGTGGCCCCGGGGGGCATCATGAGCGTGGTGGGCTGTGGCTTCTTCGGGCAGCTCGTCATCAAGAAGGGACCCCGATTCGTCATCACCCTGACCCTGGTGGCCTCGGCGGCCTCCCTCCTCTGGTTCGGGCGGATCTCCCACCTCTGGGAGTTCGCGGTGGCCTACATGGTGATGAACTTCTTCATGGCGGGATTCGGTTTCATCGCTCCCGGGACCTTGATGAACAACTGGTTCCCCCGGAAGAAAGGCATGGCCCTGGCTATCGCCACGGCTGGCTTTCCCCTGGCCTCAGCCCTCTTCGTCCCGCTGATCGCCTACATGTTCGGCCGCTACGGCATCACCGGCTCCACGACCATCTGGGCGGTGGTCTTCCTCGTGGCCGCACTGGTGGGCTACCTTCTCGTGCGGGACAACCCGGAGGAGATCGGATGCTATCCCGACAATGATCCGAAGGCCGACCGAGCCTCCATTGAGGACCTGGACAGCTACCAGAGCGACTTCACGGTCAAGCGCCTGCTGAAGGATCGCGACATGTGGCTGATCGCCTGCGGCTGGGGTGCCCTCTGGTTGGTGACGGTGGGCATCGTGGTCCAGCTCGTGCCCCGTCTGACCAGCCTGGGCTACCCCCTGCCCAAGGCCATTGCCTTCCTCTCCATCGCCGCCGTCTGCGCCATTCCCGGCGGACTGGTCTGGGGCTGGCTGGACCAGAAGCTCGGCACCCGGAAGGCCAGCCTGATCTACGGGGCCATGTACATCGCGACGCTGGTGCTGCTCATCACGCAGTCCGGCAGCCAGGTGATGACCTTCATCACGATCCTCTTCGTGGGCATCGGCCTGGGGGGCATCAAGAACCTGCTGACCTCCATGGTGAGCACGGTTTACGGCCGCTATGACTTCGGGGCGGCCTTCCGTCTGGTGATCCCCATCTCCATCATCGTCCGGACCCTCTGCTTCCCCATTATGGGCATCGCCATGGCGAAGTTCGGCTCCCTGACCGCGGCCTACGTCATCTTCATTGCCGTGGATGCCATCGCCCTCCTGCTTGTCCTCTCCAGCCGTGGCACCTGCAAGGGGCGCACTAGCCTGTGA
- a CDS encoding glutaredoxin family protein, giving the protein MTPREALSGLDLQVYTATWCPDCTRLSRWFKGQDIPYTPVDIESVEGAAEKLEGETGKRAIPFILVNGRHWVRGYHKELPQRFDPALLVQELLASGRALTSRS; this is encoded by the coding sequence ATGACCCCGCGCGAAGCCCTTTCCGGACTCGACCTCCAGGTCTACACCGCCACCTGGTGCCCCGACTGCACCCGCCTGTCCCGCTGGTTCAAGGGCCAGGACATCCCCTACACCCCCGTGGACATTGAGTCGGTGGAGGGTGCCGCCGAGAAGCTGGAGGGGGAGACCGGCAAGCGCGCCATCCCCTTCATCCTGGTCAACGGAAGGCATTGGGTCCGGGGCTACCACAAGGAACTGCCCCAGCGCTTCGATCCGGCTCTGCTGGTCCAGGAGCTGCTGGCGTCGGGAAGGGCCCTCACGAGCCGATCCTGA
- a CDS encoding NifU N-terminal domain-containing protein, producing MPKVVNIEPTPNPDALKFVTDAPLLRQGIRSFRDFASAIGDTLASGIFAQGKVTSVFYMDRFVTVNKHPDADWSDLIDPICERIEDFSPEEGERRSAPAGSTDEKLARIEEVIERRIKPGLEGDGGGLEILSFDGTLLEIQYQGACGSCPSAAGGTLAFIEGVLRDEVDPEIRVMAY from the coding sequence GTGCCCAAGGTTGTGAACATCGAGCCAACTCCCAATCCCGACGCCCTCAAGTTCGTCACGGATGCCCCGCTCCTGCGCCAGGGCATCCGTTCCTTCCGGGACTTCGCCAGCGCCATCGGCGACACCCTGGCCTCGGGCATCTTCGCCCAGGGCAAGGTCACCTCGGTCTTCTACATGGATCGCTTCGTCACCGTGAACAAGCACCCGGATGCGGACTGGAGCGATCTCATCGACCCCATCTGCGAGCGGATCGAAGACTTCAGCCCGGAGGAGGGCGAGCGGCGCTCCGCGCCTGCGGGCAGCACCGACGAGAAGCTGGCCCGCATCGAGGAGGTCATCGAGCGCCGCATCAAACCGGGGCTGGAGGGGGATGGCGGCGGACTCGAGATCCTCTCCTTCGATGGCACCCTGCTGGAGATCCAGTACCAGGGCGCCTGCGGCTCCTGCCCCAGCGCGGCCGGGGGGACCCTGGCTTTCATCGAGGGGGTGCTGCGGGATGAGGTGGATCCGGAGATCCGGGTGATGGCCTACTGA